A single window of Nicotiana tomentosiformis chromosome 1, ASM39032v3, whole genome shotgun sequence DNA harbors:
- the LOC138910201 gene encoding uncharacterized protein: MFTPLANRIVKLDISDSSRVLACVVAQSSLFERIKAYQYDDINFISLKDMVLRGGSKEVVIGDDSVLRLHGRVCVSNVDGSRFYEDVSWLEAALLVVGDEEGHYWACFAVFKLPTLGKFDVIWVIVGKSVHFILVMTSYTSEKLAQIYIWEIVCLHDMPISVIS; the protein is encoded by the exons ATGTTCACGCCTTTGGCCAATAGAATTGTGAAATTGGATATTTCTGATTCTAgtagagttcttgcttgtgttgttgcACAGTcctccttgtttgagcgcattaaggcttACCAATATGATGATATCAATTTTATTtcccttaaggacatggtgttgcgaggtggttccaaggaagtggtcattggagatgacagtgtgttACGGCTCCATGGTCGGGtttgtgtttctaatgttgatggttcGAG gttctacgaagatgtatcatggcttgaagcagcattattggtggtgggggatgaagaaggacattattGGGCATGTTTTGCGGTGTTTAAATTACCC ACCTTGgggaagtttgatgttatttgggtcattgtgggaAAGTCTGTGCATTTCATTCTCGTGATGACTTCTTACACTTCAGAGAAGTTGGCTCAAATCTATATCTGGGAGATAGTTTGTTTGCATGACATGCCTATTTCTGTCATTTCATAA